The Mycobacteriales bacterium region ACGGAGTTGACCATCTTGTCGGTGCACTGCGCCGAGAGCACCGTCGCGACGAGAAGCTGGAGCGGCGAGGCGAAATCGAGCTCGCAGTGGGCGTCCGGATAGGTCGCTTTGAGTACTTTGTCCATGCGGCGGGCCCGGCGTACCAATGCGGTACGGGACTCCTCTGTCGGCACCCCGCGACTCTACGGCGCGGGCCTGACCTCGCTTTTCATAGGCCAGAGGAGTGACGTGGGTCGCACTCCTATTAAGGGCCAGCAAGATCACGCCGATGCGCCAAAGGAAGCTGCGGAGAGTGAGGAAATGCCGAATCGGCCCACGGCGGACCGAAAAACGCCGCCCGAACGGGACCCGCAGTTCGCCCATCTCGACCTGGGCGGGCTGCGCGAGTACCGCGCGACCCTGACCCATGAGGAGAGTCGGGTGTCGTACTGGCGTCGCATCATCCAGGCTCGGCTCGACATCGTCACGACCGCTCGAGACAGCGGCTCCGCCACCGTCGACGACCTCCGCGGCGTGTTCGCCGAGCGCGCTCCCAGCACCCGCCGCACCGCCCTGGTCTCGGTCATGCCGGTCGACGACATGCCGCCGTTGCCCGACCTCGCCGAGCTGTGGTCGCGCGAGCCCGACCCGATCAACGACGCCCGCAACGTGACGCTGATCGAAGACCTGACCAGCGCCGAGCAGCAGCTCTCCGCCTACCGCGCCGCCCTGCACCGTCAGCTGGCGGCGGCCACGAGCGAGCTGATCGCCCGCTACCGGGAACAGCCCGACCTGTGCCTGTCGGCCCTGCCGGTCGCTCCGGGCGCGAACCGCATCTCCATCTGAGACAGCGATCAGCCGGCTTGCGCCCAGGGCGCAACGGTGTGGCACGCGGTCGCAGATGTGAGGCAGACTCCTGCGCAGGCACGACGGCGCAGGCGCGGAGGAGGTCCGGTGGAAGGCGTACTCGGCTCGGTGCCGCTGTTCGCGGCGCTCGATGCCGACTCCGCGGCCGCGCTGGAGAAGATGCTCACCACCCGCAGCGTGGGCAAAGGACACATCGTCTTCAGCGAGGGCGATGACGGCGATCGGCTGTTCATCGTGCTCGACGGGAAGGTCAAGATCACCCGGGCGTCCATGGACGGTCGGGAGAACCTGATCGCCGTGCTCGGCACCGCCGAGATGTTCGGCGAGCTGTCGCTGTTCGATCCGGGCCCACGCACCGCGAGTGTCTCCGCCGTCACCGACGCGACGCTGGCCTCACTCGACCACGACGACCTCAGACCGCTGCTGCTCGA contains the following coding sequences:
- a CDS encoding Crp/Fnr family transcriptional regulator; amino-acid sequence: MEGVLGSVPLFAALDADSAAALEKMLTTRSVGKGHIVFSEGDDGDRLFIVLDGKVKITRASMDGRENLIAVLGTAEMFGELSLFDPGPRTASVSAVTDATLASLDHDDLRPLLLERPGVAVELLQALAQRLRRTNEAMADLVFTDVPGRVAKALLDLADKFGVVEADGTRVRHDLTQEELAQLVGASRETVNKALSEFAHRGWLRIEGRSVLLLEPERLARRAR